A region of Notolabrus celidotus isolate fNotCel1 chromosome 4, fNotCel1.pri, whole genome shotgun sequence DNA encodes the following proteins:
- the LOC117811502 gene encoding otoraplin-like encodes MAYPLVILLCVGLLHQTAQAVRMDKLADNKTCGDAECSYVLSMATVMDDFIAPDCRFINLRKGQMVYVYSKLTPEEGAGVFWSGSVYSERYVDQMGIIGYFPATVVKETQKFMEDTVKIPTTDMDFYCD; translated from the exons ATGGCTTATCCACTGGTGATTCTGCTCTGTGTGGGACTGCTGCACCAGACAGCACAGGCTGTCCGGATGGATAAACTTGCAGACAACAAGACTTGTGGAGATGCAGAATGCTCAT ATGTTCTCTCCATGGCCACAGTCATGGACGACTTCATAGCTCCTGACTGCAGATTCATCAACCTCAGGAAGGGTCAGATGGTCTATGTGTATTCTAAACTCACACCAGAGGAGGGCGCTGGAGTCTTTTGGTCTGGAAGT GTTTACAGCGAGCGGTACGTGGACCAGATGGGAATTATTGGATACTTCCCTGCAACTGTGGTGAAGGAGACACAGAAGTTCATGGAAGACACGGTTAAGATTCCCACGACA gACATGGACTTCTACTGTGATTAA